Proteins from one Panthera leo isolate Ple1 chromosome D1, P.leo_Ple1_pat1.1, whole genome shotgun sequence genomic window:
- the CCDC87 gene encoding LOW QUALITY PROTEIN: coiled-coil domain-containing protein 87 (The sequence of the model RefSeq protein was modified relative to this genomic sequence to represent the inferred CDS: deleted 1 base in 1 codon), with translation MEPYKPDPELQRFYHRLLCPLSLFPRKATCSESQKRLPPEVPMLLPWPVSRLTAESLCRQVAERLANSGLAVRVPTEGRLRFTQVILDELKCSWQEPPTEPSLNHLNNQRLRKRLQVYVLLSSEQLFLHYLHLLNTMSTPASVFTESATLTRLTASLAKDCTIFLTSPEVYHCLLADFLTLLKIEQAHRGMHKLRPAGSTGAFKLFPSPLLHSSGFAQVPCCTLNLNYLIQLSRPREFLSEPELDPLKELKSIPQLKKKKPLQWLSSVQKKRESDFSSAQIVSPPRYSVTPTSGAPPTSHLPLCSQFQRGQSMPSLREGWKLADELGVPPLPPRPLTPLVLAPESKPELAGDTVAEDLKQMINNMKLERTHYSSLDTGLPPLVGALTRRPAAAHRLEELQRMLKGLEEAEATGQWGLQCPKSLPFQPQPVTVTLKLGNQVVVQAAAVQVSERNFLDSFHIDRAGVLYNHLAGELEPKLMEEMDVGCFVGNNIREVYKELMSRVSLDHFSFDQGPLIEPAADKDWSTYLSSAFLHQEKQYRIINPKLAGLYSQRANMLQSTSDKISSLTSLQASKGWEKWSNKASRVNWWKTTLSVSDYFKSLTSQETDFLHVIFQMYEEDVPVEVKAPVRESIKIRRPPPLQEDEEPGFVPGEWDWNTVLGHRLGTKRSGPLGEPYKILNLQKRLERLWSMLEVPDKDRLDMAVKYSSNARLRQLPSLVSAWEQALKPIQLREMLLGKLEWFERQASDPNRFFQKTDMDLSRFLEENRFRSHLHRKISLAQTPLASLLEEIELVFGEPVTFKGRRYLDKMKHDKVEMLYWLQQRRRVRHLARAQKASHQPGLFRSSAASL, from the exons ATGGAGCCCTATAAGCCGGACCCCGAGCTCCAGCGGTTTTACCACCGGTTGCTGTGTCCGCTGTCGCTCTTCCCCCGCAAGGCGACATGCTCAGAATCTCAGAAGCGCCTTCCGCCGGAGGTGCCGATGCTGCTGCCCTGGCCGGTCTCACGGCTGACGGCGGAGTCTCTGTGCCGCCAGGTGGCCGAGCGGCTGGCCAATAGTGGGCTGGCGGTGCGCGTGCCTACCGAAGGTCGTCTCCGTTTCACTCAGGTCATCCTGGACGAGCTCAAGTGCAGCTGGCAGGAGCCTCCCACCGAACCTAGTCTGAACCACTTGAACAACCAGAGACTGCGAAAGCGACTCCAGGTCTACGTGCTGCTCAGCAGTGAGCAGCTTTTCCTACACTACCTGCACCTGCTGAACACCATGTCGACCCCCGCAAGTGTCTTCACTGAATCCGCCACGCTCACCCGTTTGACCGCCAGTCTCGCCAAGGACTGCACAATCTTTCTTACCAGCCCTGAGGTCTATCATTGCTTGCTCGCCGACTTCCTCACCCTGCTGAAGATAGAGCAGGCCCACCGCGGCATGCACAAGCTGCGCCCTGCAGGCTCTACTGGGGCTTTCAAGCTTTTCCCTAGCCCATTGCTTCACAGCTCCGGCTTCGCCCAAGTACCGTGCTGCACCCTCAACCTGAACTATCTCATCCAACTCAGCCGCCCGCGGGAGTTTCTCAGTGAGCCTGAACTGGATCCACTGAAGGAACTGAAGTCCATCCCGCaactgaagaagaagaagcctCTCCAATGGCTGTCCTCCgtgcagaagaagagagaaagcgACTTCAGTTCCGCACAGATTGTGTCACCGCCCAGGTACTCTGTGACTCCCACCAGCGGGGCTCCCCCTACCTCCCACTTGCCCCTCTGCTCCCAGTTCCAGAGGGGCCAGTCCATGCCCTCTCTGCGGGAGGGCTGGAAGCTAGCAGATGAATTGGGCGTCCCTCCACTCCCCCCTCGCCCCTTAACCCCGTTGGTCCTGGCTCCAGAGAGCAAACCAGAGCTGGCAGGGGACACGGTGGCTGAGGACCTGAAGCAGATGATAAATAACATGAAATTGGAGAGGACTCACTACTCATCACTGGACACAGGCCTGCCCCCACTCGTAGGGGCCCTGACCCGCCGCCCAGCTGCAGCACATCGCCTGGAGGAGCTGCAGAGAATGTTGAAGGGCCTCGAAGAGGCAGAAGCCACTGGGCAGTGGGGCCTCCAGTGCCCCAAATCCCTTCCATTTCAACCACAGCCGGTGACTGTTACTTTGAAGCTAGGAAATCAGGTTGTGGTCCAAGCAGCTGCCGTGCAGGTCTCTGAGAGGAACTTTTTGGACTCCTTCCACATTGACAGGGCCGGAGTTCTATACAACCACCTGGCTGGTGAACTAGAACCCAAACTTATGGAGGAAATGGATGTTGGTTGCTTTGTTGGCAATAACATCAGGGAGGTCTACAAGGAGTTGATGAGCCGTGTCTCTCTTGACCACTTCTCTTTTGACCAGGGACCCCTCATTGAGCCTGCAGCCGATAAAGACTGGTCAACGTATCTGTCCTCGGCCTTTCTACATCAAGAAAAACAGTATCGCATCATCAATCCCAAGTTAGCTGGACTTTATTCCCAGAGAGCAAACATGTTACAGTCCACCTCTGATAAGATATCCTCCCTCACATCACTGCAAGCAAGCAAAGGCTGGGAGAAGTGGTCAAACAAAGCCTCACGGGTGAACTGGTGGAAAACCACCTTGTCTGTGAGTGACTACTTCAAGTCCCTCACCAGCCAGGAGACGGATTTCCTCCACGTCATCTTCCAAATGTATGAAGAGGATGTTCCTGTGGAGGTCAAGGCCCCTGTCAGAGAGTCCATAAAGATTCGGCGCCCACCTCCCTTGCAGGAAGATGAAGAACCAGGCTTTGTGCCAGGGGAGTGGGACTGGAACACCGTGCTGGGGCACAGGCTAGGAACTAAGAGGAGCGGCCCCCTGGGAGAACCCTACAAAATCCTGAATCTGCAGAAGCGTCTGGAGCGGCTGTGGTCCATGCTTGAGGTCCCGGACAAGGATCGGCTGGACATGGCCGTCAAGTACAGCTCCAACGCTCGTCTGAGGCAGCTGCCTTCGTTGGTGAGTGCCTGGGAGCAAGCCCTGAAACCCATTCAGCTGCGGGAAATGTTGCTGGGGAAACTGGAATGGTTTGAGCGACAAGCCTCTGACCCCAACCGCTTCTTCCAAAAGACTGACATGGACCTGAGTCGCTTCCTGGAGGAGAATCGGTTCCGCAGCCACCTACACAGAAAGATCAGTCTGGCGCAGACCCCTCTGGCTTCCCTCCTGGAGGAGATTGAGTTAGTTTTTGGTGAGCCGGTGACCTTTAAGGGGCGGCGGTACTTGGACAAGATGAAGCATGACAAGGTGGAGATGCTCTACTGGCTACAGCAGCGGCGACGGGTCCGCCACCTGGCCCGGGCTCAGAAAGCCTCCCACCAGCCAGGGCTGTTC AGAAGCTCAGCAGCCAGCCTCTGA
- the CCS gene encoding copper chaperone for superoxide dismutase isoform X3, protein MASDSGDRGTACTLEFAVQMTCESCVDAVRTSLQGVAGVQSVEVQLENQMVLVQTTLPSQEVQALLEGTGRQAVLKGMGSGLLQNLGAAVAILEGPGPVQGVVRFLQLTPERCLIEGTIDGLEPGPHGLHVHQFGDLTGNCSSCGDHFNPDGASHGGPEDSDRSVRRLSPHHASSSLRHRGDLGNVCADTDGRAVFRIEDKQLKNPKQICSCDGLTIWEERHRPIAGEGRKEPAKSLAHL, encoded by the exons ATGGCTTCGGACTCCGGGGACCGCGGGACCGCCTGCACG CTGGAGTTCGCGGTGCAGATGACTTGTGAGAGCTGCGTGGACGCGGTGCGCACGTCCCTACAAGGGGTGGCAG gtGTCCAGAGTGTGGAGGTTCAGTTGGAGAACCAGATGGTCCTGGTGCAGACCACCCTGCCCAGCCAGGAGGTGCAGGCCCTTTTAGAAGGCACAGGGCGGCAGGCGGTGCTCAAGGGCATGGGCAGTGGCCTATTGC AGAATCTGGGGGCAGCAGTTGCCATTCTGGAGGGGCCTGGCCCTGTGCAAGGGGTGGTGCGCTTCCTACAGCTGACCCCTGAGCGCTGCCTCATCGAGGGGACCattgatggcctggagcctgggcCGCACGGACTCCACGTCCATCAGTTTGGGGACCTCACAGGGAACTGCAGCAG CTGTGGAGACCACTTTAACCCTGATGGAGCATCTCATGGGGGCCCCGAGGACTCTGACCGG TCTGTTCGACGTCTGTCTCCCCACCATGCTTCGAGCTCCTTGAGG CACCGAGGAGACCTGGGGAATGTCTGCGCTGACACTGATGGCCGAGCTGTCTTCAGGATAGAGGATAAGCAGCTGAAG AACCCCAAGCAGATCTGCTCCTGCGACGGCCTCACCATCTGGGAGGAGCGACACCGGCCCATCGCTGGTGAGGGACGAAAGGAGCCGGCCAAGTCCCTTGCCCACCTCTGA
- the CCS gene encoding copper chaperone for superoxide dismutase isoform X1: protein MASDSGDRGTACTLEFAVQMTCESCVDAVRTSLQGVAGVQSVEVQLENQMVLVQTTLPSQEVQALLEGTGRQAVLKGMGSGLLQNLGAAVAILEGPGPVQGVVRFLQLTPERCLIEGTIDGLEPGPHGLHVHQFGDLTGNCSSCGDHFNPDGASHGGPEDSDRSVRRLSPHHASSSLRHRGDLGNVCADTDGRAVFRIEDKQLKVWDVIGRSLVIDEGEDDLGRGGHPLSKVTGNSGERLACGIIARSAGLFQNPKQICSCDGLTIWEERHRPIAGEGRKEPAKSLAHL, encoded by the exons ATGGCTTCGGACTCCGGGGACCGCGGGACCGCCTGCACG CTGGAGTTCGCGGTGCAGATGACTTGTGAGAGCTGCGTGGACGCGGTGCGCACGTCCCTACAAGGGGTGGCAG gtGTCCAGAGTGTGGAGGTTCAGTTGGAGAACCAGATGGTCCTGGTGCAGACCACCCTGCCCAGCCAGGAGGTGCAGGCCCTTTTAGAAGGCACAGGGCGGCAGGCGGTGCTCAAGGGCATGGGCAGTGGCCTATTGC AGAATCTGGGGGCAGCAGTTGCCATTCTGGAGGGGCCTGGCCCTGTGCAAGGGGTGGTGCGCTTCCTACAGCTGACCCCTGAGCGCTGCCTCATCGAGGGGACCattgatggcctggagcctgggcCGCACGGACTCCACGTCCATCAGTTTGGGGACCTCACAGGGAACTGCAGCAG CTGTGGAGACCACTTTAACCCTGATGGAGCATCTCATGGGGGCCCCGAGGACTCTGACCGG TCTGTTCGACGTCTGTCTCCCCACCATGCTTCGAGCTCCTTGAGG CACCGAGGAGACCTGGGGAATGTCTGCGCTGACACTGATGGCCGAGCTGTCTTCAGGATAGAGGATAAGCAGCTGAAG GTGTGGGATGTGATTGGCCGAAGCCTGGTCATCGATGAGGGAGAAGACGACCTGGGCCGGGGTGGCCATcccttatccaaggtcacagggaactcaggagagag GTTGGCCTGTGGCATCATTGCACGCTCCGCTGGCCTTTTCCAGAACCCCAAGCAGATCTGCTCCTGCGACGGCCTCACCATCTGGGAGGAGCGACACCGGCCCATCGCTGGTGAGGGACGAAAGGAGCCGGCCAAGTCCCTTGCCCACCTCTGA
- the CCS gene encoding copper chaperone for superoxide dismutase isoform X2 translates to MASDSGDRGTACTLEFAVQMTCESCVDAVRTSLQGVAGVQSVEVQLENQMVLVQTTLPSQEVQALLEGTGRQAVLKGMGSGLLQNLGAAVAILEGPGPVQGVVRFLQLTPERCLIEGTIDGLEPGPHGLHVHQFGDLTGNCSSCGDHFNPDGASHGGPEDSDRHRGDLGNVCADTDGRAVFRIEDKQLKVWDVIGRSLVIDEGEDDLGRGGHPLSKVTGNSGERLACGIIARSAGLFQNPKQICSCDGLTIWEERHRPIAGEGRKEPAKSLAHL, encoded by the exons ATGGCTTCGGACTCCGGGGACCGCGGGACCGCCTGCACG CTGGAGTTCGCGGTGCAGATGACTTGTGAGAGCTGCGTGGACGCGGTGCGCACGTCCCTACAAGGGGTGGCAG gtGTCCAGAGTGTGGAGGTTCAGTTGGAGAACCAGATGGTCCTGGTGCAGACCACCCTGCCCAGCCAGGAGGTGCAGGCCCTTTTAGAAGGCACAGGGCGGCAGGCGGTGCTCAAGGGCATGGGCAGTGGCCTATTGC AGAATCTGGGGGCAGCAGTTGCCATTCTGGAGGGGCCTGGCCCTGTGCAAGGGGTGGTGCGCTTCCTACAGCTGACCCCTGAGCGCTGCCTCATCGAGGGGACCattgatggcctggagcctgggcCGCACGGACTCCACGTCCATCAGTTTGGGGACCTCACAGGGAACTGCAGCAG CTGTGGAGACCACTTTAACCCTGATGGAGCATCTCATGGGGGCCCCGAGGACTCTGACCGG CACCGAGGAGACCTGGGGAATGTCTGCGCTGACACTGATGGCCGAGCTGTCTTCAGGATAGAGGATAAGCAGCTGAAG GTGTGGGATGTGATTGGCCGAAGCCTGGTCATCGATGAGGGAGAAGACGACCTGGGCCGGGGTGGCCATcccttatccaaggtcacagggaactcaggagagag GTTGGCCTGTGGCATCATTGCACGCTCCGCTGGCCTTTTCCAGAACCCCAAGCAGATCTGCTCCTGCGACGGCCTCACCATCTGGGAGGAGCGACACCGGCCCATCGCTGGTGAGGGACGAAAGGAGCCGGCCAAGTCCCTTGCCCACCTCTGA